The genome window CCAGCCGACGGCCAGGCCCATGGCGACCGCCGGCCCGGGCAGTCCGTGGGGGCCGGCGTGGGCGCCGACCAGCGCGACCGCTCCCACCATCACCACGAGCACGGCCCCGATGAGCCACGCCATCAGGCCGAGTGTACGGTCGCCGCCAGGTCCGAGAGGCGCCGGGGGTCGATGTTCCCGCCGCTGAGGTACGCAACGGTCGTCCCGTCCGGCCGCCCCGGGACCAGCCCCGCCAGCACGGCCGCCACCGCCAGGGCCCCGGTGGGCTCGACGACGAGACGGGCCCGGTCGGCCATGGCCACCGCGGCGGCGGCGATGGCGTCCTCGGGCACGGTGACGATGTCGTCGACCAGGCCCCGCTCGACGATCACCTCGAAGGGGCGCTCGCCTACGGACGGAACCCGGGCGCCGTCCGCCAAGGTCGGCCCGGCGGGGCGGTGCACATGGGTGCGGGTGCGCAGGCTCTCGGCCGCGTCGGGCGCCTGCTCGGGCTCGGCACCGATCACACGTAGGGGCCGGCCGGCCGGGCGGGCCGCCGCCTTCAGCACCAGGGCCGTTCCGGAGATCAGCCCCCCGCCCCCGACGGGCACGACGACGGTCGCGACGCCCGGGTGGTCCTCGAGGATCTCGAGGGCGGCCGTGCCCTGCCCGTGGATCACGTCCCAGTCGTCGAAGGGGTGGACCAGCTGGTAGCCGGTCTCGTCCAGCAGCTCGGCCAGGCGGCCCTGGCGGGACTCGACCGTGACCCCCTCGGTCACGACGGTGGCGCCGAGGTCCCGGGTGGCGGCCACCTTGTTGGGCCGGGAGTCCTCGGGCATGACCACCGCGACCGGCAGGCCGAGGGTGCGACCGGCCAGGGCCACGGCCTGGGCGTGATTGCCCGAGCTGACGGCGGCGAGGCCGGTGACGGGCGGTCCCCCGTCCCTGGCCGCCTCGAGCAGGCGCAGCACCTTGTTGAACGCGCCCCTGGGCTTGAACGACCCGGTGACCTGCAGGCTCTCCGCCTTGAGGAGGCCGAGGTCGGTGTCGAGCACGGGCGTCCGCCGCACGTAGGGCGCCACGCGGCGGCGGGCGGCCCCGGTGGCGGCCAGGTGCTCCTCGAGGTATCGCCCGGTCCCGGCCGTGGGACGAAAGTAGCTTCGCCGCCAGTGGACGACTGGGACGCGACATCCCTCCGCACGGCGGTCGGCAAGTGGCTCGAGGAGGCCTGGGACCCGGACCTGGCCCTGGCCGAGTGGCGGGACCGCCTGGCCGACTCGGGGTGGGGAGCGCCGACGTGGCCCCGCGACCTCTACGGCCGGGACGTGCCGGCGGCCCTGGCCGGGGTGGTGGACGAGGAGTTCTCCCGGGTCGGGGCGGTCGGGGCGGCGGTCGGCTCGGGCATGGCCCTGGCGGCGCCGACCCTGCTGGCCCACGGCGCACCCGAGCTGCAGCGCCGGCTGCTGCGGCGGATCCTCACCGGTGAGGAGAAGTGGTGCCAGCTGTTCAGCGAGCCGGGCAACGGCTCGGACCTGGCCGGGCTCACCACCCGGGCCGAGCGGGACGGGGACGAGTGGGTGGTGAACGGCCAGAAGGTCTGGACCACGGGGGCCCGCTCCGCCGCCCGGGCCATGCTCCTGGCCCGCACCGACTGGGATGTCCCAAAGCACAAGGGCATCACCTACTTCGTCCTGCCGATGGACCAGCCCGGCGTCGAGGTCCGGCCCATCCGCCAGATGAACGGCTACGCCTCGTTCAACGAGGTGTTCATCACCGACGCCCGGCTGCCGGCCTCCGACGTCGTCGGCGAGATCGGGGAGGGCTGGCGGGTGGCCCTCACCACGCTCGCCCACGAGCGGGGCCTCGGTGTGCGGGCGCTGGTCGGGGGCGGGGCGGGCGGCTCAGGCGGGCCGGGCGGTCCGCCGGGTCGGGCCGCGTCCGAGGCCGCCGCCGAGGCGGCCGAGTACGCCAAGACCTACGTGTGGTACCCCCAGCGGGCGGGGCGCCCCGACCTGGTGGCCGCCAACCTGCGCGAGGCGGGCCGGGGCGCAGATCCCGTGCTCCGCCAGCAGGCCGTCGACGTGGAGATCCGCGAGCGGGTGGCCCGGTGGAACGTGGCCCGGGCCCGGGTGGCGCGCGCCCGGGGCCAGCAGCCCGGGCCCGAGGGGTCACTGGCCAAGTTGACGGGGAGCGACATCGCCCGGCGGGCGGCGGCGGTGCACGCGTCGGCGGCGGGGGCCGGGGCACTGGTGTCGGGTCCGGACTCGCCGCTCGAGGGCCTGGTCGCCGAGATCATCACGTCGGTGCCGGCGGGATCGATCGCTGGGGGCACCGACGAGGTGCAGCACAACATCCTCGGGGAGCGGGCGCTGGGCCTGCCCCGCGAACCGGCGGTCGACACCCAGGTCCCGTTCCGCGAGGTGCGCACCAACCTCCGGCCCGACCGGGGGCCGGGCGCCTAGCGCTTCTTGACGGCCTTCCTGGCGGGCGCGGCCTTCCGGGCCGGCGCCGCCTTCTTGGCGGGAGCCGGCTTCCTGGCGGCCGGGGCGGGGCTCTTGGTCACGGCGCTCTTCACGGCCGCACCCTTCCTGGTCCCGGACGGCCGCTTCGACACGATCGCCTTCTTGGCCACAGCTTTGTTGGGCGCGGCCTTCTTGGATGCGGCCTTCTTCGGCACAGCCTTCTTGGGCGCGGCCTTCTTGGTCCCCCGGCGCCTCGGCAGCACGGTGAGCGTTCCCGGCGCCGGCATCATCGTCGACTCCTCGCCGGACTCCCACTCGACGCGGATGAGGCTGCCGGTCTTGGCGCGCACTGTTCCCTCGCGCGGCGCCTGACCGACCTTGTTCCCCGCAATGGCGACGCGGTCCCCGATCTCGGGCATGTGAAAGGTGGTCCTCCTCGGATCGTCGGTGAGCGGCGTGCTTACGACGGGGACGGAAGCGTAATGCCAACCGGGGCCAGGCTGGCAAGGAAGGTGCGGGCCCACTCTTCGCGCGCCGACGGCCGCTCGGACGCCGGCGGGATCTGGCCCTTCAACGCCACGCGGACCGCGTCCCGCACCACCTCGGGATCGCCGGGCACCGCGGTGGCCGCCCCCCGGGCCAGCTCGAGCTCGAGGTTCTCGCGGCCGTGCCCGGGCACGGTGTCGAGCAGCACCATGGGCCGGCCCAGCTGGCGCGCCTCGGTGCAGGTGTCCCCCGGAGTGGTCACCACCACGTCGGCGGCCGACATCAGCTCGGGGATCTGGTCGGAATACCCGAAGGCACGGATCTTCGGGTGCTCTGCGGCAACCGCCCGCAGCTTGCGGTACAGGCGCTCGTTGGCCCCGGCCACCGCCATCACGGTCACTCCGTCGCGCGCCAGGACGCTGGCGAGCCGGTCCAGCGGACCGATCCCCCACGCCCCGGCCATCAGGAGCACCACCGGTCCCTCCGGCTCCACTTCGAGCATCTCGCGGGCCACGGCCCGCGACGGGGCGTCGTAGAACCCGGGCCGGACCGCCGGGGGCACGACCGACACCTGGGCGTCGGGGCGGTGGTAGCGGACGAACGCCGCCGACATCGGCGAGGTCACCAGGAACAGCCGGGTGCGGGCGTGCACCCACATGGCGTGGGGGCAGGCGTCGGTGCAGTACACGACCGACTCCACCCCGGGCAGCTCGGGAAGGAGCAGGTGGGCCACGGCGCCCCCCGTGGCGAACACCGAGAGGAGCACGTCGGCGGGGCGCTCCCGCAGGATGGCGCGGATGGGGTTGAGAATCTTGCGGGCGGCGGCCATGTCCGCGCCCCGCGCCACCCGGCCCCCCGGGCGCAGGTAGGCGAAATGAAAGGCGTCGTAGGCGCCGGGGATGGCCATGAGCGTCCGCATGACGCCCTCCCCGAGACGGTTCCCGATGCCCCCGAGCAGGGCCATGCAGTCGACGATCTCGGACTCGGATCCGGCCGCGCTAAGGGCCGACTCGCACGCGGCGGCGACCGTGTCGTGGCCCTTGCCGATCGAGCCGGAGAGGATCAGGACCCGGTGCTGGTCGGTCCCGCTCACGCCGGCGGCGCCGACCGCTGGCCCTGGCCCGCCTCCTGGTACCACTCCACGCAACGGCGCAGTCCCTCCTCGAACGCGGTGGAGGGGGTCCAGCCCAGCAGCTCCTCGGCCCGGCGGGCCAGCACCGGGCGGGCAGCGAAGTCCGCCACCCGGGCGGGCTGGTAGGTGACCTCGGTCCCGCCCAGCTGGGCGGCGACCGCCTCGGCGATCCGCTTGATCGAGACCTGCTCCCGCCCCTCCAGGGCCAGCACCTGGTTCTCGGCGGCGGGCTCGAGGGCCAGCACGTGGGCGTCGGCCAGGTCCTCCACGTAGACGTAGTACCGGTACTGCGAGCCGTCCCCGCTGATCGTCAACGGCCGCCCGGCCATCGCCTGGTGGATGAACCGGGCGATCACCAGCTCGTCCCGCATCCCGGGCCCGTACGGGATCCCGTAGCGCAGGATGGTGAAGGGCAGCCCGTACATGGCCCGGTAGGAGTGCACCAGCATCTCGGCGGCCACCTTCTGCGCCGTGTAGATGTGGGCCACGTGGTCGGGGGCCAGGGCCGCGTCCTCGGGGATGTCCCCCTCCCCCGGAGCCGCCCCGTAGACCCACACCGTGCTCGCCAGGACCACCCGGCCGACCTCGACCTGACGGCACGCCTCGAGCACGGTGCCCGTGCCGTCCACGTTCACCCTGGTGGCCCGCACCGGGTCCTTGGCGATGATGTCCACGTCGGCCATGGCCGCCAGGTGGAACACGGCGTCGGCACCGGCGAAGGCCCCGCTCAGCCCGTCGAGGTCGAGGATGTCGACCCGGACGTAGTCGGCGCCGGCGTGCGGCCGGGGGATGTGGGAACGGGAGTCGACCACCACCACGTCGTGGCCGGCCCGCACCAGCCGCTCGACGACGTGGCTCCCGATGAACCCGGAGCCACCGGTGACGACCGTCCTCACAGCGCCTCGTAGACCCGGGTGAACGACTCGATCACGTGGTCGACCTCGGCGTCGGTCATGTCGGACATGACCGGCAGGCAGACGTGGCGGGAGCAGACGTCCTCGGCCACCGGCAGCGACTCCCCGGCGAAGGGGCGCAGGACCTCCTGGTGGTGCAGCGGCGTGGCGTAGACCTCCCCGGAGAGGAACACCTCGAACTCCTCGCGGAGCGACTTCTTGATCCGGTCCCGGTCGGCGGCGTCGGGCAGCAGCACCACGTACTTGTAGTAGTTGCTGACCCCACCCTCGCAGGGCGCCAGCAGCTGGAGGCCCGGCAGCGACCCGAGGGCCCGGTCGTAGCGCTCGGCCACCGACCCCCGCACGGCGATGGCCTGGCCGAGGCGCTCGAGGTGGACGACGCCCGTGGCCGCCGCCAGCTCGCTCATCCGCCAGGCGTAGCCCATCTTGATGTGGTCGTCCCCGAGGAAGCCGGCCTTGCCCTGATCGCGGTAGATCCGGGCCTCGTCGCGCAGCTGGGTGTCGGAGGTCAGGATCATCCCGCCCTCCCCAGTCGTCATCACCTTGGTCGGGTAGAACGAGAAGGCGCCGGCCATCCCGAAGCTGCCGGCGTGGCGGCCCTTCAGGGAGGAGCCGTGGGCGTGGGCGGCGTCCTCGACCAGCGCCACGCCCCTGGCGTCACACAGCTCCCGGATGGCGTCGACCTCGTCGGTGATCACCCCGGCGATGTGCACCAGGACGACCGCCCGGGTGTTCTCGGTCAGAGCGTCCGCAACCGTCTGCCGGGACAGGGCGAAGGTCCGGGCCTCCACGTCGGCGAAGACCGGCCTGGCCCCGGCGTGCAGGACCGCCCCGGCGGTGGCGTAGAACGTGTTGGCCGGGACGACCACGTCGGCCCCCTGCACCCCCACGTAGCGCAGGATGATCTCCAGGGCCGCCGTCCCGCTGGCCACCGCCACCCCGTGGGGCGCCCCGTGGTGCTCGGCGAAGCCCTCCTCCAGCTGCCTGGTCAACGGCCCGAGGGTCAGCGCGCCCGAGGCCAGCGCCTCCTCGATGAGGCTCGCCACGCGGCGCCGGTCGGGGGCGTCGAACGTGATCCTGGCTGCCGGTACTCGCAACGACGCTGACCTCCACTCGAAGGGGCCCAAGGGGACGATTCCCGCTGGGTGTGATCACAGAACGCTAGTCGGGGACCCCTCGTGGCAGTCACATCCCCGAACCGCCACTTAGAGTGCTGCCGTTGCTCACGCGGATCATCGGGCCGGGCCGGGCGGGCACCTCACTGCACCGGGCTCTCACCGCGGCGGGATGGGACGTCGACGGGCCCCACGGCCGGGGCCAGGACCCCTCCGCCCGGGCCGGGGCCGCCGATGGGGTCGACCTGCTCGTGATCGCCACCCGCGACGCCGAGGTGGCGGCGGTGGCGGGCTCGGTCCGGCCCCGGGCCGGCACGACCGTGGCCCACCTCTCCGGGCTTCTCGGCCTCGACGCCCTGGCCCCCCACCGCCATCGGGCGGCCGTGCACCCCCTCGTCTCCCTCCCGGATGCCGACGTCGGCGCCCTCCGTCTCGGCGGAGGCGCCTGGTTCGGACTCCGCGCCAACGCCCCCCGGGCCGAGGCGGCGGCCCGGGCGGTCGTCACCGCCCTCGGCGGGCGCAGCTTCTCCGTGCCCGAGGAGGACCGGGCCCGCTACCACGCCGCCGCCGCCATCGCCGCCAACCACCTGGTGGCGGTGCTGGCCCAGGCCGAGCGGGTCGGGGCGTCGGCCGGGGTGCCGCCCGAGGCCCTGCTGACCCTGGCCCGGGGGGCGCTCGAGAACGTCGACCGGCTCGGGCCCCACCTGGCCCTCACCGGGCCCGTGGCCCGCGGGGACTGGGAGACGGTGGCGGCCCACCTGGACGCCCTGGACGAGGGGGACCGCCCCGCCTACCGGGCGCTGGCGGCCGAGGCGGCCCGGCTGGCGGGGGTGGAGCCGCCTCCGGGGCTGCTGGATCCTCGCTGACGCGTGGTCGGGCGCCGGCTCGGGCCCGCACCAGCCGGGGTCAGGCCCCCACCAGGCCGGCCAGGCCCTCGAGCTGGGCGCCGGTGCCGATGACGATCAGGACCTGGTCCTCGGTGACGACGGTCTCGGGCGACGGGTTGGTGACGAACGAGCCGTCGGGTTGGCGCAGCGCCAGCACCAGGGCGCCGGTGCGACCGCGGATGTGACTGTCCCCGAGGGTCTGGCCGGACAGCGGGGAGCCGGCCGGGAGCCGCACCTCCTCGAGGCGGAACTCGAGGCCCTCCTCGTGGGTCACCACGTCGAGGAACTCCGACACGTGGGGCTGGAAGAGCAGGGCGGCGATCCGGGAGCCGCCGATGGCCTGGGGGTTCACCACCCGGTCGGCGCCGGCCCGGCGGATCTTCTCCTCGGAGTCGGCCACCCGGGCCCGGCCGACGATGAACAGGGCCGGGTTCAACGAGCGGCCCGACAGCGTCACGTACAGGTTGGCGGCGTCGTTGCTCATGACCGTGACCAGGGCGCGGGCCGTGGTGATCCCCGCCGACCGCAGCACGGCGTCGTCGGTGGCGTCCCCGACGACGGCGGCGTAGGGGATGTCGGCCAGGCGCTCGGGGTCGACGTCGATCACGACGAACTCCATTCCCCGGGCCGACAGCTGGTCGGCCACCACCCGCCCGACCCTTCCCCACCCGCACACGATCACGTGGCCGGACATGCCGGCGATCCTGCGCTCCATGCGCCTCCTCCCGAAGATGGCCGCCAGCTGGCCCTCGATCAGCACCTCGATCAGCACGCCGAGGGCGTACAGCGCCGTCCCCACCCCCGCCAGGATCAGGATGATGGAGAACACCTTGCCCCCCTCGGAGAGGGGCCGGGTCTCGCGGAACCCGACGGTCGTGATCTCGGTGACGGTCTGGTAGACGGCGTCGAGCGGGGAGGCGCCGAGGGCCCAGTAGCCGAGCGATCCCCCGAGGACCACCACGGCCAGAGCCACCAGCGCCACCCGGACGTGGCCGAGGGCCCGGCGCTCTCCCGTCGGCGGCATGCCGGCCAGTCTCGCCCATCCGACTCCGCCGCCCCATGGAATGATGGCGGGGCCAGCTACAGGTAGAGGGGGTTCTGGTGGCTTGGGATTTCTCGACCGAACCGGAGTTCCAGAAGCAGCTCGACTGGGTCGCGCGCTTCTGCAAGGAGGAGATCGAGCCGCTCGACCTCGTGTTCCCGGGAGCGGTCCGCTCCCGCAGCCCCAAGGTGAAGGCGCTCGTCGATCCCCTCAAGCAGCAGGTGAAGGAGCGGGGTCTGTGGGCCCTGTTCCTCGACAAGGAGCTCGGAGGGCCCGGCCTCGGCCAGCTGAAGCTGGCGCTCATCAACGAGATCCTGGGCGCCTACGGCTCGGCCCCGGCCATCTTCGGCACCGCCGCCCCCGACACGGGAAACATGGAGATCCTGGCGGCCTACGGCACCGACGAGCAGAAGCAGCGCTGGCTGGTCCCGCTGATGAACCAGGAGATGTTCTCCGCCTACTCGATGACCGAGCCCGAGGGCGGCTCCGACCCGAACTTGTTCAAGACCCACGCCGTGAAGGACGGCGACGAGTGGGTCATCAACGGGGAGAAGTGGTTCACCAGCGCCGGACGGTACGCCGACATCCTGTTCGTGATGTGCGTCAACGGCATGTTCATCGTGCCCCGCGAGGCGCCCGGCGTCGAGATCATGCCGTACCCGCGTAACCACAACCACATCCGCTACAACGAGGTGCGCGTCCCCCTCGACCACCTGCTGGGGCCCGAGGACGGGGCCAAGGTCCTGGCCCAGCGGCGTCTGGGCGGAGGGCGGATCCACCACGCCATGCGGACCGTGGCCCAGTGCAAGCGCGCCTTCAACATGATGTGCGAGCGCGCCCTCAGCCGGGAGTCGCACGGCAAGGTGATAGCCGAGCACCAGATGGTGCAGGAGATGATCGCCGACTCCTACGCCGAGATCAACATGCTCCGCCTCATGGTGCTGTGGACGGCCTGGACCATCGACAACTCGAGCACCCAGGCGACGCGCACCCAGATCGCGGCCTGCAAGTACACCTGCGCCAAGGTGCTGCGCGAGGTCTCCTACCGCGCCCTGCACGTCATGGGGTCGCTGGGCACGACCAACCTCCTGCCGCTGCAGGACATGTACGCCGGGGCCCCGACCATGGCCATCGCCGACGGC of Acidimicrobiales bacterium contains these proteins:
- a CDS encoding pyridoxal-phosphate dependent enzyme, with translation MAPYVRRTPVLDTDLGLLKAESLQVTGSFKPRGAFNKVLRLLEAARDGGPPVTGLAAVSSGNHAQAVALAGRTLGLPVAVVMPEDSRPNKVAATRDLGATVVTEGVTVESRQGRLAELLDETGYQLVHPFDDWDVIHGQGTAALEILEDHPGVATVVVPVGGGGLISGTALVLKAAARPAGRPLRVIGAEPEQAPDAAESLRTRTHVHRPAGPTLADGARVPSVGERPFEVIVERGLVDDIVTVPEDAIAAAAVAMADRARLVVEPTGALAVAAVLAGLVPGRPDGTTVAYLSGGNIDPRRLSDLAATVHSA
- a CDS encoding acyl-CoA dehydrogenase family protein — encoded protein: MDDWDATSLRTAVGKWLEEAWDPDLALAEWRDRLADSGWGAPTWPRDLYGRDVPAALAGVVDEEFSRVGAVGAAVGSGMALAAPTLLAHGAPELQRRLLRRILTGEEKWCQLFSEPGNGSDLAGLTTRAERDGDEWVVNGQKVWTTGARSAARAMLLARTDWDVPKHKGITYFVLPMDQPGVEVRPIRQMNGYASFNEVFITDARLPASDVVGEIGEGWRVALTTLAHERGLGVRALVGGGAGGSGGPGGPPGRAASEAAAEAAEYAKTYVWYPQRAGRPDLVAANLREAGRGADPVLRQQAVDVEIRERVARWNVARARVARARGQQPGPEGSLAKLTGSDIARRAAAVHASAAGAGALVSGPDSPLEGLVAEIITSVPAGSIAGGTDEVQHNILGERALGLPREPAVDTQVPFREVRTNLRPDRGPGA
- a CDS encoding NAD-dependent epimerase/dehydratase family protein, with protein sequence MRTVVTGGSGFIGSHVVERLVRAGHDVVVVDSRSHIPRPHAGADYVRVDILDLDGLSGAFAGADAVFHLAAMADVDIIAKDPVRATRVNVDGTGTVLEACRQVEVGRVVLASTVWVYGAAPGEGDIPEDAALAPDHVAHIYTAQKVAAEMLVHSYRAMYGLPFTILRYGIPYGPGMRDELVIARFIHQAMAGRPLTISGDGSQYRYYVYVEDLADAHVLALEPAAENQVLALEGREQVSIKRIAEAVAAQLGGTEVTYQPARVADFAARPVLARRAEELLGWTPSTAFEEGLRRCVEWYQEAGQGQRSAPPA
- a CDS encoding DegT/DnrJ/EryC1/StrS family aminotransferase translates to MRVPAARITFDAPDRRRVASLIEEALASGALTLGPLTRQLEEGFAEHHGAPHGVAVASGTAALEIILRYVGVQGADVVVPANTFYATAGAVLHAGARPVFADVEARTFALSRQTVADALTENTRAVVLVHIAGVITDEVDAIRELCDARGVALVEDAAHAHGSSLKGRHAGSFGMAGAFSFYPTKVMTTGEGGMILTSDTQLRDEARIYRDQGKAGFLGDDHIKMGYAWRMSELAAATGVVHLERLGQAIAVRGSVAERYDRALGSLPGLQLLAPCEGGVSNYYKYVVLLPDAADRDRIKKSLREEFEVFLSGEVYATPLHHQEVLRPFAGESLPVAEDVCSRHVCLPVMSDMTDAEVDHVIESFTRVYEAL
- a CDS encoding DUF2520 domain-containing protein, whose amino-acid sequence is MLTRIIGPGRAGTSLHRALTAAGWDVDGPHGRGQDPSARAGAADGVDLLVIATRDAEVAAVAGSVRPRAGTTVAHLSGLLGLDALAPHRHRAAVHPLVSLPDADVGALRLGGGAWFGLRANAPRAEAAARAVVTALGGRSFSVPEEDRARYHAAAAIAANHLVAVLAQAERVGASAGVPPEALLTLARGALENVDRLGPHLALTGPVARGDWETVAAHLDALDEGDRPAYRALAAEAARLAGVEPPPGLLDPR
- a CDS encoding potassium channel protein; this translates as MPPTGERRALGHVRVALVALAVVVLGGSLGYWALGASPLDAVYQTVTEITTVGFRETRPLSEGGKVFSIILILAGVGTALYALGVLIEVLIEGQLAAIFGRRRMERRIAGMSGHVIVCGWGRVGRVVADQLSARGMEFVVIDVDPERLADIPYAAVVGDATDDAVLRSAGITTARALVTVMSNDAANLYVTLSGRSLNPALFIVGRARVADSEEKIRRAGADRVVNPQAIGGSRIAALLFQPHVSEFLDVVTHEEGLEFRLEEVRLPAGSPLSGQTLGDSHIRGRTGALVLALRQPDGSFVTNPSPETVVTEDQVLIVIGTGAQLEGLAGLVGA
- a CDS encoding acyl-CoA dehydrogenase family protein, with the translated sequence MAWDFSTEPEFQKQLDWVARFCKEEIEPLDLVFPGAVRSRSPKVKALVDPLKQQVKERGLWALFLDKELGGPGLGQLKLALINEILGAYGSAPAIFGTAAPDTGNMEILAAYGTDEQKQRWLVPLMNQEMFSAYSMTEPEGGSDPNLFKTHAVKDGDEWVINGEKWFTSAGRYADILFVMCVNGMFIVPREAPGVEIMPYPRNHNHIRYNEVRVPLDHLLGPEDGAKVLAQRRLGGGRIHHAMRTVAQCKRAFNMMCERALSRESHGKVIAEHQMVQEMIADSYAEINMLRLMVLWTAWTIDNSSTQATRTQIAACKYTCAKVLREVSYRALHVMGSLGTTNLLPLQDMYAGAPTMAIADGVDEVHKVTVARNVLKDHRPHEGLWPSEYIPTKRAEARKKFTEVLTDPELAAYADYVEKRASDRW